A genomic region of Oenanthe melanoleuca isolate GR-GAL-2019-014 chromosome 25, OMel1.0, whole genome shotgun sequence contains the following coding sequences:
- the LOC130263301 gene encoding nucleolar pre-ribosomal-associated protein 1-like gives MDEEPLMTEVSSNDKTLEDALTLIFRHPALESWFLALELRSVPQPGLNPVTVKLLSAHLHSGVLQLLKTRDHRHVLSKYFKAITKSVLEELQTGGKDQSQVYPRKSHQLQALEELHMYMTAAQLKEITLTMLQLPEMGLASQKSEKIP, from the exons ATGGATGAGGAGCCTCTGATGACAGAAGTGTCTTCAAATGACAAG ACCCTGGAGGATGCACTCACCTTGATTTTCAGACATCCTGCACTGGAGAGCTGGTTCCTGGCGTTGGAGCTGCGCTCTGTTCCTCAGCCTGGTCTGAACCCTGTCACTGTGAAGCTCCTGTCAGCTCACCTCCATTCTggggtgctccagctgctgaaaacgAGAGATCACAGACACGTCTTGTCCAAGTATTTCAAAGCCATCACCAAAAGtgtcctggaagagctgcagactgGGGGGAAGGACCAAAGCCAGGTCTATCCCAGGAAGTctcaccagctgcaggctctggaggagctgcacatGTACAtgactgcagctcagctgaaggagaTCACTTTAACCATGCTGCAACTTCCTGAGATGGGCTTGGCttctcagaaatctgaaaaaatcccctaa